From the Limosilactobacillus panis genome, one window contains:
- the ltrA gene encoding group II intron reverse transcriptase/maturase, with protein sequence MRQSQKTEPQADRLSRIGLENQKYTRARSTDYGEGKGMSVTIQDQVLDRNNLNQAYLRVKRNKGAAGIDDMTVDGLLQYLRENKTELITNLREGNYKPVPVKRVEIPKPNGGVRKLGIPTVVDRMVQQAVAQVLTPIFERIFSDNSFGFRPHRGAQDAIAKVVKLYNQGYRRVVDLDLKAYFDNVNHDLMIKYLQQYIDDPWTLRLIRKFLTSGILDHGLFVRSDKGTPQGGPLSPLLANIYLNELDKELTRRGHHFVRYADDCNIYVKSQRAGERVMRSITQFLEKRLKVKVNPDKTKVGSPLRLKFLGFSLGVDHNGAYARPAKQSQQRVKKALKLLTKRNRGISLTRMFEEIHRKMRGWLQYYSIGKLTNFIQRLDKWLRVRIRQYIWKQWKKFKTKVTNLQKLGLFQHDAYVFASTRKGYWRTAHSKTLSYSLTNRKLEQLGLMNMSKTLQSIQCD encoded by the coding sequence GTGCGACAATCGCAGAAAACAGAACCACAAGCTGACCGCTTGTCGAGGATAGGTTTGGAAAACCAAAAGTACACAAGGGCGCGTAGTACCGATTATGGTGAAGGTAAAGGTATGAGTGTCACTATCCAAGACCAAGTCTTGGACCGCAATAACCTGAACCAGGCTTATTTGCGAGTTAAGAGAAATAAAGGAGCAGCGGGCATTGATGATATGACTGTCGATGGCCTCCTGCAATATCTTAGAGAAAATAAAACGGAGTTAATCACCAACCTACGTGAAGGCAATTATAAGCCAGTACCGGTTAAACGAGTGGAAATTCCCAAGCCCAACGGTGGAGTGAGAAAACTAGGGATACCAACGGTAGTGGACCGCATGGTCCAACAAGCAGTTGCCCAAGTGCTCACGCCAATCTTTGAGCGTATTTTCTCGGATAATAGTTTTGGTTTCCGCCCTCATCGTGGAGCCCAAGACGCAATCGCAAAGGTAGTTAAGCTATATAATCAAGGTTATCGACGGGTAGTTGATTTAGACCTTAAGGCCTATTTTGATAATGTCAACCATGATTTGATGATTAAATACCTCCAACAATATATTGATGACCCATGGACACTAAGACTTATCCGTAAGTTTTTGACTAGCGGAATCTTGGACCACGGGCTGTTCGTTAGGAGCGACAAAGGAACTCCGCAAGGAGGACCACTATCGCCACTGCTAGCGAATATCTATTTAAATGAGTTGGATAAAGAGCTGACCAGACGTGGTCACCACTTTGTGCGCTACGCGGACGATTGTAACATCTATGTTAAAAGTCAGCGGGCGGGAGAACGAGTAATGCGAAGCATTACCCAGTTTCTAGAAAAGCGCTTGAAAGTTAAAGTGAACCCAGATAAAACCAAAGTCGGTAGCCCGCTACGGTTGAAGTTTCTTGGCTTTTCGTTGGGTGTAGACCACAATGGGGCCTACGCCCGTCCAGCTAAACAATCGCAACAACGAGTAAAGAAAGCACTGAAGTTATTAACTAAACGTAATCGTGGAATATCTCTGACAAGAATGTTTGAAGAAATTCACCGAAAAATGCGTGGGTGGCTTCAGTACTACTCAATTGGGAAACTAACTAACTTTATTCAACGCCTTGACAAGTGGTTGAGGGTCCGAATAAGGCAGTATATTTGGAAGCAATGGAAAAAGTTTAAAACTAAGGTAACTAACTTACAGAAGTTGGGGCTGTTCCAGCATGATGCATATGTCTTCGCTAGTACCCGAAAGGGCTACTGGCGAACTGCACATAGTAAGACCTTGAGCTATTCTCTAACTAATAGAAAACTGGAACAACTCGGACTTATGAATATGTCCAAGACGCTCCAGTCAATTCAATGTGATTAA
- the recQ gene encoding DNA helicase RecQ has protein sequence MSPEQVLKDNFGFTKFRKGQSEVIFRVLAKQNVLAVMPTGGGKSLCYQIPALVSEGITVVVSPLISLMKDQVDSLRQNGINAAAINSTIPQEEVNPILRGAYEGRIKLIYVTPERLNMDYFRYQLNFLPIDLVAIDEAHCISQWGHDFRPAYRQLKDTVDQLKSRPNILALTATATPAVQEDIGNQLGISKDNFIITSFARPNISFRVAHPETSTRRYIRDYLKEHQDEAGIIYVNTRRGVDELTDYLAGQHFSVAGYHAGMDSADRAQVQDDFQFDRVNTIVATSAFGMGIDKSNVRFVIHATSAQNIESYYQEAGRAGRDGLPSEAILIYHPNDIRQYRWFIDQSTADDDYRDRQYQKLQAVANYASTPECLQQFIVRYFGQDCPPCGHCSNCTDQRTVQNITTESQQVIALVKELGGRFGKGVVAQAITGSQSQRMREIDAQSLEHFGALKKLSKQSAASLIDYLVATGILETAGAQYPVLRITQAGWKVLDGEKKVTRRQEEAPSRARTQLAESPDVAALFEKLRQRRRELADEQGVPPFMVFSDRTLHEMAQSKPQTQRDFLLVNGVGQRKLEQYGETMMDVIGEYLAGKE, from the coding sequence ATGTCACCGGAGCAGGTTCTTAAAGATAATTTTGGCTTTACGAAGTTTCGCAAGGGCCAGTCAGAAGTGATTTTCCGGGTCCTTGCTAAGCAAAATGTCCTTGCTGTTATGCCAACTGGTGGTGGCAAGTCACTTTGCTACCAGATTCCTGCCCTAGTTAGTGAAGGGATTACGGTCGTTGTGTCCCCACTGATCTCCTTAATGAAGGACCAGGTGGATTCCCTGCGGCAAAACGGGATTAACGCGGCGGCCATCAATTCGACAATCCCCCAGGAGGAGGTCAACCCAATCCTGCGGGGCGCCTATGAGGGCCGGATCAAGCTAATTTATGTTACTCCCGAGCGGCTTAACATGGACTACTTTCGCTACCAGTTAAATTTTCTTCCAATTGACCTTGTTGCAATCGATGAGGCTCACTGTATATCACAGTGGGGCCACGATTTTCGGCCAGCTTACCGGCAATTAAAGGATACGGTTGACCAGCTTAAGTCCCGCCCCAACATCCTTGCCCTGACGGCGACGGCTACCCCGGCGGTTCAAGAAGACATTGGTAATCAATTAGGAATCAGCAAGGATAATTTTATCATTACGAGTTTTGCCCGACCTAACATCAGTTTCCGGGTGGCCCATCCCGAGACGTCTACCCGGCGTTACATCCGTGACTACTTAAAAGAGCACCAGGACGAGGCGGGGATAATCTACGTTAATACTCGCCGAGGGGTTGATGAACTTACCGATTATCTGGCTGGGCAGCACTTCTCCGTTGCGGGTTACCATGCCGGTATGGATTCCGCTGACCGGGCCCAGGTTCAGGATGATTTTCAGTTTGACCGGGTCAACACGATCGTAGCCACGAGCGCCTTTGGGATGGGAATTGACAAGAGCAACGTCCGCTTCGTCATTCATGCCACTAGTGCGCAGAATATTGAATCCTACTACCAAGAAGCGGGGCGTGCCGGCCGGGATGGCCTACCGAGTGAGGCAATCTTGATTTACCACCCCAATGATATTCGCCAGTACCGCTGGTTTATCGACCAGTCAACGGCGGACGATGATTATCGTGATCGCCAGTACCAGAAGCTTCAGGCCGTGGCGAATTACGCTAGCACGCCGGAATGCCTTCAGCAGTTCATCGTCCGTTACTTTGGCCAGGATTGTCCGCCTTGTGGTCACTGCAGCAACTGCACGGACCAACGGACGGTCCAGAATATTACGACGGAAAGTCAGCAGGTGATTGCCCTGGTCAAGGAACTGGGCGGCCGCTTCGGTAAGGGTGTCGTTGCCCAGGCGATAACCGGCTCGCAAAGCCAACGGATGCGAGAAATTGATGCCCAAAGTCTTGAACATTTCGGGGCCCTCAAAAAGTTAAGCAAGCAGTCGGCAGCGAGCCTGATTGATTACCTGGTCGCGACCGGTATCTTAGAAACTGCGGGAGCCCAGTACCCAGTTTTACGGATTACGCAGGCTGGGTGGAAAGTCCTGGATGGCGAAAAGAAGGTGACCCGCCGTCAAGAAGAAGCACCATCGCGGGCCCGAACCCAGCTAGCAGAGTCACCAGACGTAGCAGCCCTCTTTGAAAAACTCCGGCAAAGGCGGCGGGAGTTGGCTGATGAGCAGGGAGTGCCCCCGTTTATGGTCTTCTCTGACCGGACCCTGCATGAGATGGCCCAGTCAAAGCCCCAGACGCAGCGGGACTTTCTGCTGGTTAATGGGGTCGGTCAGCGTAAGCTCGAACAGTACGGGGAGACCATGATGGACGTCATTGGTGAGTACCTGGCGGGAAAAGAATGA
- a CDS encoding putative quinol monooxygenase produces the protein MMNTDNSVVFKMHLIKIAPDTYEQYLNANRGSLITAVAIEDGTFGMYASHQPDDLTSNYLFEVFDNQEAYKEHVSSGQYQQFKQEMDGVITKHDEIDLVPQFMGHQNVALNISTPNDLWVNIVRMTVATDHQAEYKKAVTAELQGALSNDPGMLAVYVGTEEGKPNEWVIYEVFQSEDNYRQHVADPAYQAYKDNTKQWVENKDVKQTIGDVLVNQNNN, from the coding sequence ATGATGAATACCGATAATTCTGTCGTGTTTAAGATGCACCTGATTAAAATCGCTCCAGACACATATGAGCAATATTTAAATGCTAACCGTGGTAGCCTGATCACGGCGGTGGCGATTGAAGACGGTACCTTTGGAATGTATGCTTCGCACCAGCCAGATGACCTCACGAGTAACTACCTGTTTGAGGTCTTTGACAACCAGGAAGCATACAAAGAACACGTTAGTTCTGGCCAGTACCAACAGTTTAAACAGGAAATGGATGGCGTGATCACTAAGCATGATGAAATTGACCTGGTACCCCAGTTTATGGGTCACCAAAACGTGGCACTAAACATTAGTACGCCGAACGACTTGTGGGTCAATATCGTACGGATGACGGTTGCCACCGACCACCAGGCCGAATATAAAAAGGCAGTGACAGCTGAATTACAGGGGGCGTTGAGCAACGACCCAGGGATGTTAGCTGTCTACGTGGGCACTGAAGAAGGGAAGCCGAATGAATGGGTAATCTACGAAGTCTTCCAGTCAGAAGATAATTACCGTCAACACGTTGCTGACCCTGCTTACCAGGCTTACAAAGATAACACCAAGCAATGGGTTGAAAATAAGGACGTCAAGCAAACGATTGGTGACGTTCTGGTTAATCAGAATAATAATTAA
- a CDS encoding TrkA family potassium uptake protein, with product MAKKESYAVIGIGQFGAAICESLVAAGQEVLAIDSNPEVVNELANTVMRAIVADAQDEDALREVDIGHFDHVYISIGKNIEASIMATLITKDLGAPDVVCRAENVNHARVLERVGADMVVRPEHDLAKRLIFQQLNPTLVDYVNLSKETTLAEVNVNNPKFYGKTIGEIDFRNRYRVNVIIIVSENDEINQMPQADDVIQPHDKITVVGSTKDIQRLNELIQD from the coding sequence TTGGCTAAAAAAGAAAGCTACGCCGTTATTGGTATTGGCCAGTTTGGAGCCGCAATTTGTGAGTCACTGGTTGCGGCCGGTCAGGAGGTCTTGGCAATTGACTCCAACCCTGAAGTCGTTAATGAGCTGGCAAACACCGTGATGCGGGCAATTGTCGCCGATGCCCAGGATGAGGACGCATTGCGGGAGGTCGACATTGGTCATTTTGACCATGTTTACATTTCAATCGGAAAAAACATCGAGGCCAGCATCATGGCTACCTTGATTACCAAGGACCTAGGGGCTCCTGACGTTGTCTGCCGAGCAGAAAATGTTAACCACGCCCGTGTCCTGGAACGGGTGGGGGCGGATATGGTGGTGCGGCCCGAGCATGATTTGGCAAAGCGGCTGATCTTCCAGCAACTGAATCCGACCCTAGTTGACTACGTAAACCTCAGCAAGGAAACGACCCTGGCGGAGGTCAACGTTAATAACCCGAAGTTCTATGGAAAAACCATTGGAGAAATTGACTTCCGGAACCGTTACCGGGTTAATGTGATTATCATTGTGAGTGAAAATGACGAGATCAACCAGATGCCGCAGGCTGATGACGTTATCCAGCCCCACGACAAGATTACAGTGGTGGGCAGTACGAAGGATATCCAGCGGCTAAATGAACTTATCCAAGATTAA
- the gtfA gene encoding sucrose phosphorylase, whose protein sequence is MPIQNKAMLITYSDSMAKNIKETHEVLKEYIGDAIGGVHLLPFFPSTGDRGFAPYRYDVVDSAFGNWDDVEALGEDYYLMFDFMINHISKKSVMYQDFKKNHDASKYSDFFILWEKFWEAAGKSRPTQKDIDLIYKRKDKAPEQEIDFDDGSKEHLWNTFGEEQIDINVKSKVAQEFFRQTLTDMVKHGADLIRLDAFAYAVKKVDTNDFFVEPEIWDLLNAVRDILAPYKAEILPEIHEHYTIPQKISKHGYFIYDFALPMTTLYTLYSGKTERLANWLKMCPMKQFTTLDTHDGIGVVDAKDILTDDEIKYASNELYKVGANVKRKYSSAEYHNLDIYQINSTYYSALGDDDKAYLLARAFQVFAPGIPMIYYVGLLAGSNDLDLLEKTKEGRNINRHYYTKEEVAKEVQRPVVANLLKLLSWRNKFAAFDLDGSIKVETPSETTIKITRQDKDGANVAVLDADAAKKTFTITANGEIVMEQK, encoded by the coding sequence ATGCCAATTCAAAACAAAGCAATGTTGATCACCTATTCTGATTCCATGGCCAAGAACATTAAGGAAACTCACGAAGTCCTTAAGGAATACATTGGTGACGCCATCGGTGGTGTCCACCTCTTACCATTCTTCCCATCAACCGGTGACCGTGGTTTTGCCCCTTACCGTTATGATGTTGTTGACTCTGCCTTTGGTAACTGGGATGACGTCGAAGCACTGGGTGAAGACTATTACCTGATGTTTGACTTCATGATCAACCACATCTCCAAGAAGTCAGTAATGTACCAAGACTTCAAGAAGAACCATGACGCTTCCAAGTACAGCGACTTCTTTATCCTTTGGGAAAAGTTCTGGGAAGCTGCTGGTAAAAGTCGCCCTACCCAAAAAGACATCGACCTGATCTACAAGCGGAAGGATAAGGCGCCAGAACAAGAAATCGACTTTGACGACGGTAGCAAGGAACACCTTTGGAACACGTTTGGTGAAGAACAAATTGACATCAACGTTAAGAGTAAGGTTGCCCAGGAATTCTTCAGGCAAACCTTAACTGACATGGTTAAGCACGGTGCCGACTTGATTCGGCTAGATGCCTTCGCCTACGCTGTCAAGAAGGTTGACACGAACGACTTCTTTGTTGAACCTGAAATTTGGGACTTGTTAAACGCGGTTCGTGATATTTTGGCACCTTACAAGGCCGAAATTCTTCCAGAAATTCACGAACACTACACCATTCCACAAAAGATTTCCAAGCACGGTTACTTCATTTATGACTTTGCCCTCCCAATGACCACCCTGTACACCCTGTACTCTGGCAAGACGGAACGGCTTGCTAACTGGCTGAAGATGTGCCCAATGAAGCAATTCACCACGCTGGACACCCACGATGGAATCGGGGTTGTGGATGCTAAGGACATCTTAACTGATGACGAAATCAAGTACGCTTCTAACGAATTGTACAAAGTTGGGGCCAACGTAAAGCGGAAGTACTCCAGCGCTGAATATCACAACCTGGACATTTACCAGATCAACTCTACTTACTACTCCGCCCTTGGTGATGATGACAAGGCTTACCTGTTAGCCCGGGCATTCCAAGTATTTGCCCCTGGTATCCCAATGATCTACTACGTTGGTTTACTGGCTGGTTCAAACGACCTCGACCTGCTCGAAAAGACGAAGGAAGGGCGAAACATCAACCGTCACTACTACACCAAGGAAGAAGTTGCCAAGGAAGTTCAACGGCCAGTTGTTGCTAACCTGTTGAAGCTGTTGTCATGGCGGAACAAGTTTGCAGCCTTTGACCTGGATGGTTCCATCAAGGTGGAGACACCATCTGAAACGACCATTAAGATTACTCGTCAAGACAAGGATGGGGCTAACGTGGCTGTCTTGGATGCCGATGCTGCTAAGAAGACCTTCACCATCACTGCAAACGGCGAAATCGTTATGGAACAAAAGTAA
- a CDS encoding alpha/beta hydrolase, with translation MDIRNVKLSEPFSSIDIYHSNTDEPLPGVVIVPGGSYNKIMERDSERVAVTMATHAFQAFVIRYPVVEHKDYQAAKRALAQAFDYLVDHATALDLELQRLGVLGFSAGGQLAAAYSNQLATRAKFVGLGYPVIQPTIDQRMGVQTEDVAKLVTAQTPPTFIWGSIKDDLTPYLEHVAHYANALARHGVLFELHEFSTGGHGIALANHYTGIVNYNRQDQHMAKWFPLFLEWFQELNLK, from the coding sequence ATGGATATTCGAAATGTGAAACTAAGTGAACCCTTTTCGTCAATTGATATTTACCATAGCAACACGGATGAACCCTTGCCGGGAGTTGTGATTGTCCCCGGAGGGAGCTACAACAAAATTATGGAACGCGATTCCGAGCGGGTGGCCGTAACGATGGCCACGCACGCCTTCCAGGCCTTCGTTATCCGTTACCCGGTAGTAGAACACAAGGACTACCAGGCGGCTAAACGGGCCCTGGCCCAGGCTTTCGACTACCTGGTGGATCATGCTACTGCTCTTGATCTTGAGCTACAGCGGCTAGGGGTCCTGGGCTTCTCAGCGGGTGGCCAGCTGGCTGCTGCATACAGTAACCAACTGGCAACCCGGGCCAAGTTTGTCGGCCTTGGTTACCCGGTTATCCAGCCGACAATTGACCAGCGGATGGGTGTCCAGACGGAAGACGTTGCCAAGCTGGTGACGGCCCAGACGCCGCCAACTTTTATCTGGGGATCGATTAAGGATGACCTTACCCCCTACCTGGAACACGTTGCCCACTACGCAAATGCACTGGCCAGACATGGTGTCCTGTTTGAACTTCACGAATTTAGTACTGGTGGACACGGGATTGCCCTTGCCAACCACTACACCGGAATTGTTAACTACAATCGTCAGGACCAGCACATGGCTAAGTGGTTCCCACTCTTTTTGGAATGGTTTCAGGAACTGAATCTTAAATAA
- a CDS encoding TrkH family potassium uptake protein — protein sequence MIEINKHRYSFPKLLTLGFLVVIAIGTVLLLLPCSTASGLHTSFMTAFFTSTSATCVTGLTLVSTATHWTLFGQTVIALLMEVGGLGFMTFAVMMSLMIRRRVQMSTRLLTQEALNLDNLSQLNVVYLIIKLSLLIQVCGAVFLFFDFYPRYGVGKGIWFSIFHSISAFCNAGFDLFGNSMENYLNDPYMICVLAVLIVAGSLGFLVWKDLLNYHKYHHLSLHTTLALRTGAVIFVISFIVYFVTEHNLAQLSSQISYPQRLLNTLFMAITPRTAGLVTFPYTKLSAAGISLTIILMFIGGTPGSTAGGVKTTTIGLLATQSIATLRGQRDTNFAHRRFTQSNINRALTLFFVALCIVMLAILLLVETQDLPKHDSLGYVTFEVLAAFGTTGISLGITQSLNLFGQLVIMSLMFIGRVGIYTVMFSIFNAQPNVKSYRYPEESVLIG from the coding sequence TTGATAGAGATCAATAAGCACCGCTATTCATTTCCTAAATTACTGACTTTGGGATTTTTAGTGGTGATTGCCATCGGGACAGTTTTATTGTTACTGCCATGTTCGACCGCCAGTGGCCTTCACACCAGTTTCATGACGGCCTTTTTTACGTCAACGAGTGCAACCTGCGTGACGGGGTTGACCCTGGTTAGTACGGCCACCCACTGGACCCTCTTTGGGCAGACGGTGATTGCCCTTTTGATGGAAGTAGGGGGTCTAGGATTTATGACCTTTGCCGTCATGATGTCGTTGATGATTCGCCGGCGGGTGCAGATGTCGACCCGTCTGCTGACTCAGGAGGCCCTTAACCTGGACAACTTGTCGCAGCTGAACGTTGTTTACCTGATTATTAAGCTATCGCTGTTGATCCAGGTCTGCGGGGCAGTCTTTTTGTTCTTCGACTTCTATCCCCGTTACGGGGTGGGAAAGGGAATTTGGTTCAGCATTTTCCATTCCATTTCGGCCTTCTGCAATGCCGGCTTTGACCTCTTCGGTAACAGTATGGAAAATTACCTGAATGACCCGTACATGATTTGTGTCCTGGCCGTGTTAATTGTTGCCGGGTCACTTGGTTTCTTAGTTTGGAAGGACCTCCTCAACTATCATAAGTACCACCACCTTTCCCTTCATACAACACTGGCCTTACGAACCGGTGCCGTGATCTTTGTCATTTCCTTTATCGTTTACTTTGTGACGGAACATAACTTGGCCCAGTTGAGCAGCCAGATCAGCTACCCCCAGCGGTTGTTAAATACCCTCTTCATGGCAATTACCCCGCGGACAGCCGGTTTAGTTACCTTCCCTTATACCAAGCTGAGTGCCGCGGGAATAAGTTTGACAATCATATTGATGTTTATTGGCGGTACGCCGGGATCTACGGCTGGTGGGGTCAAAACGACCACGATTGGTCTCCTAGCTACCCAGAGTATTGCGACCCTGCGTGGCCAACGTGACACGAACTTTGCCCACCGGCGTTTCACCCAGAGTAACATCAACCGGGCCCTGACCCTATTCTTTGTTGCCCTCTGTATCGTTATGCTGGCCATCCTATTGCTGGTGGAAACTCAGGACCTTCCCAAGCATGATTCCCTGGGCTACGTGACTTTCGAGGTGTTAGCGGCCTTTGGGACCACCGGGATTTCCTTGGGAATCACCCAGAGCTTGAACCTCTTTGGCCAGCTCGTGATTATGTCGTTAATGTTTATCGGCCGGGTGGGCATCTACACCGTGATGTTCTCCATTTTTAATGCCCAGCCGAACGTGAAGAGTTACCGTTATCCAGAGGAGAGTGTTTTAATTGGCTAA
- a CDS encoding amino acid permease, which produces MSEQSNHVRRLLKTRHLEMIALGGSIGTGLFIASGSAIHTAGPGGAIVGYTIMGIMVYFLMTSLGEMATFLPVSGSFATYCTRFVDPALGFSMGWIYWFNWALTVAVDSTTAGIVMNFWFPHVPSWIFSLVVLIYIITVNALAVSAFGEAEYWLAIIKVLTVVLFLIVGLCVIVGIMGGQAIGFHNLTYKQAPFVGGAPTILSVFLVAGFSFQGTELVGITAGESATPSKSIPKAIHSTFWRILLFYILAIFVIACVLPYTSKNLLGSSVKDITISPFTLVFRRAGLAFAASTMNAVILTAVISAANSGMYASTRMIYSMAHEGQAWKIFGRTDKRGIPIYGLMASTLVASLTFLTGIFGPGIYEFLIDSSGLAGFLTWMGMAVAYLRFRRAYQVQGYDINDLRYRASFYPFGPILAVVLCAVVIIGQNPTAILEGQWQQIILTYLSVPLLLVLWLYYRLRYHTHLIPLKDVNLRGGQLKHNKVI; this is translated from the coding sequence ATGAGTGAACAGAGTAATCATGTGCGTCGGTTACTAAAAACCCGGCACCTAGAAATGATTGCGTTAGGTGGCTCGATTGGAACCGGGCTGTTTATCGCCAGTGGTTCAGCAATTCACACCGCTGGACCAGGCGGCGCAATCGTGGGGTATACGATCATGGGGATCATGGTCTATTTCTTGATGACAAGCCTCGGTGAAATGGCGACTTTTTTGCCGGTCAGCGGGTCCTTTGCGACCTACTGTACCCGTTTCGTTGACCCCGCATTGGGTTTTTCAATGGGGTGGATCTACTGGTTCAACTGGGCATTGACCGTTGCGGTGGATAGTACGACCGCCGGAATTGTTATGAATTTCTGGTTTCCGCACGTGCCGAGCTGGATATTTAGCCTAGTTGTCTTGATTTACATCATCACGGTCAACGCCCTAGCTGTTAGTGCCTTTGGTGAGGCAGAATACTGGTTGGCCATTATTAAGGTCCTGACCGTGGTCCTCTTCTTAATCGTCGGTCTATGCGTAATCGTTGGTATCATGGGGGGCCAAGCAATTGGCTTCCACAATCTAACTTACAAGCAGGCACCATTTGTTGGTGGGGCCCCGACAATTTTAAGCGTCTTTTTGGTGGCGGGATTTTCTTTCCAGGGGACTGAGCTAGTGGGTATTACCGCTGGTGAATCGGCAACCCCGTCAAAGAGTATTCCTAAGGCCATCCATTCGACATTCTGGCGAATCCTGCTTTTTTATATTTTGGCAATCTTTGTCATTGCTTGTGTCCTGCCGTACACCAGTAAGAACCTCTTGGGCTCCTCGGTTAAGGATATTACCATTAGTCCATTCACGCTGGTCTTTCGGCGGGCCGGTTTGGCATTTGCGGCGAGCACAATGAACGCGGTTATCCTAACGGCGGTCATCTCTGCTGCTAATTCCGGGATGTATGCTTCCACCCGGATGATCTATTCGATGGCCCATGAAGGGCAGGCATGGAAGATTTTTGGCCGGACCGATAAACGGGGGATCCCAATCTACGGCCTGATGGCATCCACTTTGGTCGCCTCTTTGACCTTCTTGACAGGAATCTTTGGCCCGGGCATCTACGAATTCCTGATTGACTCCAGTGGCCTGGCCGGTTTCCTGACCTGGATGGGGATGGCGGTTGCCTACCTCCGCTTCCGGCGGGCATACCAGGTACAGGGGTATGATATTAACGACCTCCGCTACCGGGCCTCATTTTATCCGTTTGGGCCCATTTTAGCGGTCGTCCTTTGTGCAGTGGTTATTATCGGCCAAAACCCGACAGCGATTTTGGAGGGGCAGTGGCAGCAGATCATTCTGACCTACCTCAGTGTTCCCCTCCTACTTGTCCTGTGGCTGTACTACCGCCTGCGCTACCATACCCACTTGATTCCGTTAAAGGATGTTAATCTTCGCGGTGGCCAACTCAAACATAATAAGGTGATTTGA
- a CDS encoding class I SAM-dependent methyltransferase, translating into MRKSAISVVTIAIIALIAVFTGLIGAFASHEYWNLIWVALIIIWAGIFCHTVSRGHEKIWHRLLQQLAVPKNSQVLDFSAGRLTDLMMIAGQLQVPGKVTGIADWQQSREIAKRRVAAAKLADRVKLVDGSMTNLPFANQLFDYVVIDSALHNITPAIQRGRALQETARVLKAHGTLVILDTQAMKEYRQVLSNVGFDDIQVINTGFDGWWGGPWITTKVLIAKRS; encoded by the coding sequence GTGAGAAAGAGTGCTATCAGTGTTGTTACCATTGCTATTATTGCGCTAATTGCCGTATTCACCGGTCTCATTGGTGCCTTTGCTAGTCATGAATACTGGAACCTGATATGGGTGGCCTTGATTATTATTTGGGCCGGAATCTTTTGCCATACCGTTTCCCGGGGACACGAGAAAATCTGGCACCGCCTTTTACAGCAGTTGGCGGTTCCCAAAAATTCCCAGGTACTGGACTTTAGTGCTGGACGGTTGACAGACTTAATGATGATTGCCGGCCAGCTCCAGGTCCCCGGAAAGGTAACGGGAATTGCTGACTGGCAGCAGAGCCGGGAAATTGCCAAGCGGCGGGTTGCTGCCGCCAAGTTGGCGGACCGGGTAAAATTGGTTGATGGGTCAATGACAAATTTACCGTTTGCTAACCAGCTGTTTGACTACGTGGTGATTGATTCGGCTTTACATAATATCACACCCGCCATTCAACGGGGCCGGGCACTCCAGGAAACCGCCCGGGTACTGAAGGCCCACGGGACCCTCGTGATTTTAGACACGCAGGCGATGAAGGAATACCGTCAGGTCCTTAGCAACGTTGGCTTTGACGACATTCAAGTCATTAATACCGGCTTTGATGGCTGGTGGGGTGGTCCCTGGATTACAACCAAGGTTTTGATTGCCAAGCGTTCCTAA